One window of Bacteroidota bacterium genomic DNA carries:
- a CDS encoding DUF5989 family protein has product MSKVSIIREFWEFLKVRKKFWLAPIVVILLLLGAILVAVGGNPLAPFIYALF; this is encoded by the coding sequence ATGAGCAAAGTCAGCATCATCCGGGAGTTCTGGGAGTTTCTCAAGGTCCGCAAAAAATTCTGGCTCGCACCGATCGTCGTGATCCTGCTGCTTCTCGGAGCCATCCTCGTTGCCGTGGGCGGTAACCCGCTGGCGCCGTTTATCTACGCGCTGTTTTAG
- a CDS encoding GNAT family N-acetyltransferase produces MQLLDTRVPSDFPPSLRVERVGMDRFAEVRAINEAIFNEARVINQLDRRDLVMLLASLNDTPVGFKVGYGENRTTFYSAKGGTLPVWRRRGLAQLLLAEMMQEARVLGYLVFAYDTFPNMHPGMTVLGLAQGFRVTAAGYNASYRDYRLRFEKELG; encoded by the coding sequence ATGCAACTTCTCGACACCAGGGTGCCTTCTGACTTTCCGCCGTCGCTGCGGGTGGAGCGCGTCGGCATGGATCGGTTTGCCGAGGTGCGCGCGATCAACGAGGCAATCTTTAACGAGGCGCGAGTCATCAACCAACTTGACCGCCGAGACTTGGTCATGCTGCTGGCCTCGTTGAACGACACGCCGGTCGGCTTCAAGGTGGGCTATGGGGAAAACAGGACCACGTTCTACAGCGCGAAGGGCGGTACGCTTCCGGTGTGGCGTCGGCGAGGGCTGGCGCAGCTTCTCCTAGCCGAGATGATGCAGGAGGCCCGGGTGCTCGGGTATCTCGTGTTTGCCTACGACACGTTCCCGAATATGCATCCGGGGATGACCGTCCTCGGGCTAGCGCAGGGATTTCGCGTCACCGCCGCGGGCTACAATGCCTCATACCGGGACTATCGCCTGCGCTTCGAAAAGGAGTTGGGATAG
- a CDS encoding DUF6122 family protein, with amino-acid sequence MIHIALHVIVPLVVAVAIDRRGWRTTFVVLVGTMIVDADHLLADPIYDPARCSIGFHPLHTHPAIVSYVSLLAGGLYVARISKSAQTKQLARWGWLVALGLLIHMALDALDCVV; translated from the coding sequence ATGATCCACATCGCATTGCACGTGATCGTCCCACTCGTCGTTGCCGTGGCGATTGATCGCCGTGGGTGGCGTACCACCTTCGTTGTGCTGGTGGGTACCATGATCGTGGATGCCGACCACCTGCTGGCAGACCCGATCTACGATCCGGCGCGCTGCTCTATCGGCTTCCATCCCCTGCACACGCACCCAGCAATTGTTAGTTACGTTTCGCTCCTAGCCGGCGGGCTCTACGTCGCCCGTATATCTAAGTCAGCGCAAACGAAGCAGCTAGCCCGCTGGGGGTGGCTCGTCGCGCTCGGCCTGCTCATCCACATGGCGCTCGATGCGCTCGACTGCGTGGTGTGA
- a CDS encoding phosphoribosylanthranilate isomerase, whose protein sequence is MPPRVKVCCIGSVVEARLAIEHGASALGLVSAMPSGPGVISEALIAEIASTVPPPVGTFLLTSSTDATHIAAQARQCRVNTLQLVDAVEPATYTYLRTVLPATKLVQVIHVESEANVAEAARVAPHVDALLLDSGRPSATIPELGGTGRTHDWSLSRRIVEAVDTPVFLAGGLRASNVGEAIRAVRPFGIDLCSGVRSDGALDPVKLGAFFQAVCEAA, encoded by the coding sequence ATGCCCCCTCGCGTAAAAGTCTGCTGCATCGGCAGCGTTGTAGAAGCACGCCTAGCCATCGAGCACGGAGCATCGGCGTTGGGGCTGGTGTCGGCGATGCCGAGCGGGCCCGGCGTCATCAGCGAGGCTCTGATCGCCGAAATCGCCTCGACTGTGCCGCCGCCCGTCGGGACGTTTTTGCTCACATCGAGCACGGACGCCACGCACATCGCCGCGCAGGCGAGGCAGTGCCGCGTGAACACGCTCCAACTCGTCGACGCTGTCGAGCCTGCGACTTACACGTACCTGCGCACCGTGCTGCCCGCGACCAAGCTGGTCCAAGTAATCCACGTCGAGTCCGAAGCAAACGTGGCAGAAGCCGCCCGCGTCGCGCCTCACGTGGATGCACTCTTGCTGGACTCGGGGCGGCCCTCGGCGACGATTCCGGAGTTGGGTGGCACAGGACGGACGCACGATTGGTCGCTCAGCCGCCGCATCGTGGAGGCCGTGGACACGCCGGTGTTTCTTGCGGGCGGCCTGCGCGCCTCCAATGTCGGTGAGGCGATCCGCGCCGTGCGCCCGTTCGGGATCGATCTATGCAGCGGGGTCCGCTCAGACGGAGCCCTCGACCCCGTGAAACTCGGCGCCTTCTTTCAGGCGGTCTGCGAGGCCGCCTGA
- a CDS encoding wax ester/triacylglycerol synthase family O-acyltransferase: MAVKSYPMSTADVTWLRMEAPTNPFTISGVLLLGETMDIETMRRMVSNRLLVFERFKQRVKGRHATPRWEKDPHFHIEKHVHEVALPNPGGKAELQALASDLLSTPLDFGKPPWEMHLVQNVDGASAIIGRIHHVYGDGIALIHVLLSMTDEYFDPERGSKPGGKGKPSPLTALFKPAMHAAGATAKVAGTVVGDTVKMAVNPSHLFHRAKQAMSLGGTLSRLALLPEDSPTRFKGELNSLKRVAWSKEVSLDVVKRIGAANDAKVNDVLLTAVAGALRRYLTAQGDPTDDVQIGAAVPVNVRPLEEAYKLGNYFGIVFLMLPVGVEDPRERLAILKARMDRIKVTPEALVMLGVLQTAGAAPRVLQDKLLDILSAKNSAVMTNVPGPREPLHFEGIEMTGMMFWVPCSGSIGMGVSILSYAGGVRLGIATDRGVVEDPETLAALFDTEFEELAAEFA; the protein is encoded by the coding sequence ATGGCCGTCAAATCGTATCCGATGAGCACCGCGGACGTCACGTGGCTCCGCATGGAAGCCCCGACCAATCCGTTCACGATTTCTGGGGTGCTCTTGCTTGGTGAGACGATGGACATCGAGACGATGCGCCGCATGGTGAGCAACCGGCTGCTCGTCTTCGAGCGCTTCAAGCAGCGCGTCAAGGGGCGACACGCGACCCCGCGCTGGGAGAAGGACCCGCACTTCCACATCGAAAAGCACGTGCACGAGGTAGCGCTGCCCAACCCTGGCGGCAAAGCCGAACTGCAAGCACTCGCCAGCGACCTCCTCAGCACGCCGCTCGATTTCGGCAAGCCGCCGTGGGAGATGCACCTCGTCCAGAACGTCGACGGCGCGAGCGCCATCATTGGGCGCATCCACCACGTCTACGGCGACGGCATCGCGCTCATCCACGTCCTGCTCTCGATGACGGATGAGTATTTCGATCCTGAGCGTGGCTCGAAACCCGGCGGGAAAGGCAAGCCTTCACCGCTGACGGCGCTCTTCAAGCCTGCGATGCATGCGGCCGGAGCGACGGCCAAGGTTGCGGGGACGGTCGTCGGCGACACGGTCAAGATGGCCGTCAACCCGAGTCACCTCTTCCACCGGGCGAAGCAGGCCATGAGCCTCGGCGGCACGCTATCTCGGCTCGCGCTGCTCCCCGAAGATTCGCCGACGCGGTTCAAGGGCGAGTTGAACTCGCTTAAGCGCGTGGCGTGGTCGAAGGAAGTCTCGCTCGATGTCGTGAAGCGGATTGGCGCGGCCAACGACGCCAAGGTCAACGATGTCCTTCTCACGGCGGTCGCCGGCGCGCTCCGCCGCTATCTCACCGCCCAGGGCGACCCCACGGACGACGTGCAGATTGGTGCGGCGGTCCCAGTCAATGTGCGCCCGCTGGAAGAGGCCTACAAGCTGGGCAACTACTTCGGCATCGTTTTCCTGATGCTCCCGGTGGGCGTGGAGGACCCGCGCGAGCGACTCGCGATCCTGAAAGCGCGCATGGACCGCATCAAGGTGACGCCGGAAGCGCTTGTGATGCTCGGGGTGCTTCAGACGGCGGGGGCCGCGCCGCGCGTCCTCCAGGACAAGCTCCTCGACATCCTGAGCGCGAAAAACTCGGCGGTGATGACCAACGTCCCGGGTCCCCGCGAGCCGCTCCACTTCGAGGGCATCGAGATGACGGGGATGATGTTCTGGGTGCCATGCTCCGGCAGCATCGGCATGGGTGTGAGCATCCTCAGCTACGCAGGCGGCGTGCGCCTCGGCATTGCCACGGACCGCGGCGTCGTCGAAGACCCAGAAACGCTCGCGGCGCTGTTCGACACGGAGTTTGAAGAGTTGGCCGCTGAGTTTGCGTAG
- the rlmN gene encoding 23S rRNA (adenine(2503)-C(2))-methyltransferase RlmN, translating into MAPDSSPLVDLKTLDRDGLAAFVAEQGWPSFRAKQLFGWLYGKGATHFEAITVLPKAMREQLAAVACIGTIEEVQRQVATDGTVKLLYALSTGRRVESVLIPDFDEATGKAKRLTVCVSSQVGCAMGCHFCATGLMGFHQNLSPGEIHDQVYHLNTLALERFGKGVTNVVFMGMGEPLQNYRNVVAATRLLTDPNGLILSSKRITISTVGLARRIRTLADDIAAGTAPPVRLAISLHAPTDGQRSAIMPVNRSEKTDLAALKDAVQHYTRTTGQRVTYEYCVFADRNDQPEDARNLARVARWAPSKVNLIMYNPVEGTAFTSTDEAALNRFIRVLVDEGVRVTVRRSRGQDIDAACGQLAVLDG; encoded by the coding sequence ATGGCACCTGACTCTTCCCCCCTCGTCGATTTGAAGACCCTCGATCGCGACGGCCTCGCGGCCTTCGTGGCGGAGCAGGGCTGGCCGTCGTTTCGCGCGAAACAGCTGTTCGGCTGGCTCTACGGCAAAGGGGCGACCCACTTCGAAGCGATCACAGTATTGCCGAAGGCAATGCGCGAGCAACTCGCCGCAGTCGCGTGCATCGGGACGATCGAGGAGGTGCAGCGCCAGGTCGCCACGGACGGCACGGTCAAGCTGCTCTACGCGCTGAGTACGGGCCGCCGCGTTGAGAGTGTGCTTATTCCAGACTTCGACGAGGCCACCGGCAAGGCCAAGCGGCTCACGGTCTGCGTGTCCAGCCAAGTCGGCTGCGCGATGGGCTGTCACTTTTGCGCGACGGGCCTGATGGGCTTCCACCAGAATCTATCGCCCGGCGAGATCCACGACCAGGTCTACCATCTCAACACGCTCGCGCTCGAACGCTTCGGCAAGGGCGTCACGAACGTGGTGTTCATGGGCATGGGCGAGCCGCTCCAGAATTATCGCAACGTCGTCGCGGCCACTCGCCTGCTCACCGACCCCAACGGGCTCATTCTGAGCTCAAAGCGCATCACGATCTCGACGGTCGGTCTCGCCCGACGCATACGCACCCTCGCCGACGACATCGCGGCCGGGACTGCTCCGCCCGTGCGCCTCGCGATTAGCTTGCACGCGCCTACGGACGGGCAGCGGAGCGCCATTATGCCCGTCAATCGCTCCGAGAAGACCGACCTCGCGGCGCTCAAGGACGCCGTCCAGCATTATACCCGGACCACAGGCCAGCGAGTGACCTACGAGTACTGCGTCTTCGCCGACCGCAACGACCAACCCGAGGACGCCCGCAACCTCGCCCGCGTGGCGCGGTGGGCGCCCAGCAAGGTGAACCTCATCATGTACAACCCCGTCGAGGGCACGGCCTTCACCAGCACCGATGAGGCGGCGCTCAACCGCTTCATCCGTGTGCTCGTGGACGAGGGCGTCCGCGTCACGGTCCGCCGCAGCCGCGGCCAGGACATCGACGCGGCCTGCGGTCAACTCGCTGTTCTCGACGGATGA
- a CDS encoding ABC transporter permease has translation MYRVVRALWQREIQKFLRDRARIVGALVQPLAFWVLLGLGFYDSFQMPGGGDVSYLEYLFPGIVALILLFTAIFSTIYIVEERQTGLLQAALVAPVSRLSIVLGNLAGGVTLALAEALLFLLLAPLVGLTPSVVGLLVIVLASVSMATAFTALGFTIAWRLDTTRGFHAIMNLVLLPMWILSGAFFPPEGVPMAVRWVMYLNPAFYGVAALRDGLYLPDAAPSAAGLPTSLALGLSVAFAAAMVGLAVWTVQRRSTVAA, from the coding sequence ATGTACCGAGTCGTCCGCGCGCTGTGGCAGCGTGAGATTCAGAAGTTCCTCCGCGACCGCGCGCGCATCGTCGGGGCGCTCGTGCAGCCGCTCGCGTTCTGGGTGCTGCTCGGCCTCGGCTTCTACGACTCGTTCCAGATGCCCGGCGGCGGCGACGTGTCGTATCTGGAGTACCTCTTCCCCGGCATCGTCGCGCTGATTTTGCTGTTCACGGCCATTTTCTCAACGATCTACATCGTGGAAGAGCGGCAGACGGGCCTGTTGCAGGCGGCCCTCGTGGCGCCTGTGTCGCGCCTCTCGATTGTCCTGGGTAACCTGGCTGGCGGTGTCACGCTCGCGCTGGCCGAGGCGCTGTTGTTTCTGCTGCTAGCGCCCCTCGTCGGCCTGACGCCGAGCGTGGTCGGCCTGCTAGTGATCGTGCTCGCCAGCGTTTCGATGGCGACGGCGTTCACGGCCCTCGGCTTCACCATCGCCTGGCGGCTCGACACGACACGCGGCTTCCACGCGATCATGAATCTGGTGCTGCTCCCGATGTGGATCCTCTCGGGCGCCTTCTTCCCGCCGGAGGGCGTGCCGATGGCGGTCCGCTGGGTGATGTACCTCAACCCTGCCTTCTACGGTGTGGCGGCCCTTCGCGATGGCCTGTACCTGCCCGATGCCGCCCCGAGCGCGGCCGGGCTTCCGACAAGTCTCGCGCTCGGCTTATCCGTCGCGTTTGCTGCGGCGATGGTCGGCCTCGCCGTATGGACGGTGCAGCGACGCTCCACCGTCGCCGCCTGA
- a CDS encoding ABC transporter ATP-binding protein: MIQPRPAADRSASPAFEATDLVYRYSDHTALDGLTFSVPAGSTFGLLGPNGSGKTTLFRIVSTLLRPLTGTAAVHQHDCANQPGDVRRMLGVIFQQPALDAELTITENLRVHAALVGIPRDEADGRIHAILDQFDLVSRADDRVKTLSGGLARRADLARGFLHRPKLLLLDEPTTGLDPIARRDLWDALARLQRLEGTTLLIATHLMDEAERCDEVLILDRGRAVAQGSPESLRATLGTEALWLDSDDADKLADLLTDRLGLTAHVLGRRVLVDHDDPASMISRIYEAAGDRIVAATVRRPTLEDVFVARTGERPAFSVAAF; encoded by the coding sequence ATGATCCAGCCCCGACCTGCTGCCGATCGCTCGGCGTCCCCGGCGTTCGAGGCCACTGACCTCGTCTATCGGTACAGTGATCACACGGCCCTCGATGGGCTGACCTTCTCGGTCCCAGCGGGCTCCACCTTCGGCCTCCTCGGACCCAACGGAAGCGGCAAGACGACGCTGTTTCGGATCGTCTCGACATTGCTGCGACCGCTTACTGGCACGGCGGCCGTCCACCAGCACGATTGCGCAAACCAGCCGGGCGACGTCCGGCGGATGCTTGGCGTGATCTTCCAACAGCCCGCTCTCGACGCGGAATTGACGATCACCGAGAACCTACGCGTGCATGCGGCGCTCGTCGGCATCCCCCGCGACGAAGCGGACGGGCGCATCCACGCGATCCTGGACCAGTTCGACCTCGTGAGCCGGGCCGATGACCGCGTCAAGACGCTCTCGGGAGGCCTTGCCCGACGCGCGGACCTCGCTCGGGGATTTCTCCACCGCCCCAAACTGCTCCTCCTCGACGAGCCGACGACGGGCCTCGACCCCATCGCGCGGCGCGACCTCTGGGACGCCCTCGCCCGACTGCAACGCTTGGAGGGAACGACGCTCCTCATCGCCACGCATTTGATGGACGAGGCCGAGCGCTGCGACGAGGTCCTGATCCTCGACCGAGGTCGTGCCGTCGCGCAGGGAAGCCCCGAGTCACTCCGCGCGACCCTCGGTACGGAAGCTCTCTGGCTGGACTCGGACGACGCCGACAAGCTCGCCGACCTGCTTACCGATCGCCTGGGCCTCACCGCGCACGTGCTAGGCCGCCGCGTCCTCGTCGATCACGACGACCCCGCTTCGATGATCAGCCGGATCTACGAGGCCGCGGGCGACCGCATCGTGGCGGCGACCGTCCGGCGCCCCACGCTGGAAGACGTGTTCGTCGCACGAACGGGTGAACGCCCTGCTTTTTCGGTCGCTGCTTTTTAA
- the cyoE gene encoding heme o synthase, translating to MSVRAKVLPAPDTSLSDARTTLLDLKELLKPGISLFVVVVAAASYLVGLGATPIDMSTLVALLVGVFLTAGGSGALNHLIERKHDAQMRRTRDRPLPGERLGLGFVAAYGTALDLVGLSILCIWVNHLTAGLALMTSLGYLFVYTPLKRRSAWNTIVGAVPGALPALGGYAAATNGMGAGGWALFSVIFLWQLPHFYALAWMYREDYERGGFRMLPGLDPTGTTTATAALGATLLLLVAGVVPTALGLTGWVYFFGMLALGVWFTIPAFAFFREPSNRSAKHLLLASILYVPVFFTFVVVDYLLRLYL from the coding sequence ATGAGCGTCCGCGCGAAGGTCCTGCCCGCACCTGACACGAGCTTGTCCGATGCTCGGACAACGTTGCTGGACCTGAAGGAACTGCTCAAGCCCGGCATCTCGCTTTTCGTGGTCGTCGTGGCCGCGGCGAGCTACCTCGTTGGCTTGGGAGCCACGCCTATCGACATGAGCACGCTCGTGGCCCTGCTCGTTGGTGTGTTTCTGACCGCAGGCGGCAGCGGTGCGCTCAACCACCTCATCGAGCGGAAGCACGACGCGCAGATGCGTCGCACGCGGGACCGACCGCTGCCCGGCGAGCGCCTCGGTCTCGGATTCGTGGCCGCATACGGCACGGCGCTCGACCTCGTGGGCCTGAGCATCCTCTGCATCTGGGTGAACCACCTCACGGCAGGCCTTGCGTTGATGACGTCGCTGGGCTACCTCTTCGTCTACACGCCGCTGAAACGGCGCTCGGCCTGGAACACCATCGTGGGTGCCGTGCCAGGCGCGCTGCCGGCGCTCGGTGGCTACGCTGCCGCGACCAATGGGATGGGGGCCGGGGGCTGGGCCCTCTTCTCTGTCATCTTCCTTTGGCAACTGCCGCACTTCTACGCGCTCGCGTGGATGTACCGCGAGGACTACGAGCGCGGCGGCTTCCGCATGCTCCCTGGACTCGACCCGACCGGCACGACGACGGCGACCGCGGCACTGGGGGCCACCCTCCTTCTCCTCGTAGCAGGCGTTGTCCCTACGGCACTCGGACTGACCGGCTGGGTCTACTTCTTCGGCATGCTCGCGCTGGGCGTCTGGTTCACCATCCCCGCGTTTGCGTTCTTTCGCGAGCCGTCCAATCGCAGCGCGAAGCACCTCCTGCTCGCCTCGATCCTCTACGTGCCGGTGTTTTTCACCTTCGTGGTCGTCGACTACTTGCTCCGCTTGTATCTCTAG
- a CDS encoding right-handed parallel beta-helix repeat-containing protein, translated as MRLSLYEVPLRVLVVLVTVLAVTSANAQLYVAPDAEPDGDGSAARPFASITEAATRARPGDTILLRRGVYYQAIFPSVSGTAEAPIAFQPAPGAEGLVVISGATPIPDGWTKEGDTWIWRWTESGLAERGIPWPSMGYPPFNTDENGNPLANPIAEAHVMNRLLLVAQSGEPVSGALADEGPAGVALWDGHPLLPVATRADVSASMADPGMQRFGSYFAEFDPVTGEPTLYVQFHRAMNDRPLTDIRPMLGVRPSGFQPDVDAGAEFLFQRCGSPDSPGHFLVRDLIFRHTNNYPTQGSICPGSAGSRFEYVTTEFHPAIGFQMGADRTNAGSGHFVEHSVAQYNGQIGFEGVCNDCYFIDNTVRYNNARGYDIGWEAGGMKLVFSSRNLVRRLRAEGNRGPGLWFDTDAFDNVVEGSYFLGNWFAGVFLELNAQHNLVQHNVVARTVRPSVFATDASGSGLLLQAVSNNALVWNTIVNNEGNGLYIRDLAEVDDQVHNSRVDNNLILGNATLSNRPDLGFIGGEGYEIQLESRRLAVVRTNTLRGNHILSHEGDPADASHAAFAIAALDQDWIFGTTNDLDQWRSTMGTDASDANALLPWDDAAYDDLWQPDAWGRYTFDADPRTALDAPPCARADCLPSCYAYAGANPDAVRTTLFDADDADEACARLTDTDAPPRPTTALTLGAPYPNPSAGLVRVDLALPAGAEARLDVLDVLGRVVRTLAAVAEPSVAVDLRGLPPGFYALRLEDARTGAVRTTPVVVIR; from the coding sequence ATGCGCTTGTCTCTGTACGAGGTCCCCCTTCGTGTCCTGGTCGTGCTGGTCACGGTCCTGGCTGTCACGTCAGCCAACGCCCAACTCTACGTCGCTCCAGACGCAGAGCCTGATGGCGATGGCTCGGCGGCACGTCCCTTTGCGTCGATCACCGAGGCTGCGACCCGGGCCCGCCCCGGCGACACGATCCTCCTGCGCCGCGGCGTCTACTACCAAGCCATCTTCCCGAGCGTAAGCGGCACGGCCGAGGCGCCGATCGCCTTCCAGCCCGCCCCGGGCGCCGAGGGCCTCGTGGTCATTTCCGGTGCAACGCCGATCCCGGACGGCTGGACGAAAGAGGGCGACACCTGGATCTGGCGCTGGACCGAGAGCGGTCTCGCGGAACGGGGCATCCCTTGGCCGTCGATGGGCTATCCGCCTTTCAACACCGACGAGAACGGCAACCCGCTGGCCAACCCCATCGCGGAAGCGCACGTCATGAATCGCCTCCTCCTCGTCGCGCAATCGGGCGAGCCGGTCTCAGGTGCGCTGGCTGACGAGGGCCCCGCGGGCGTGGCGCTCTGGGATGGACACCCCCTTCTCCCCGTCGCCACACGCGCCGACGTCAGCGCGAGCATGGCTGACCCTGGCATGCAGCGCTTCGGCTCATATTTCGCCGAGTTTGACCCCGTCACCGGCGAGCCTACGCTCTACGTCCAGTTCCACCGCGCGATGAACGACCGGCCGCTCACGGACATCCGCCCGATGCTCGGCGTCCGCCCGTCTGGCTTTCAGCCTGACGTAGATGCCGGGGCCGAATTCCTGTTCCAGCGCTGTGGCTCGCCGGACTCGCCGGGCCACTTTCTCGTGCGCGACCTCATCTTCCGGCACACGAACAACTACCCCACGCAAGGCTCCATCTGCCCCGGGAGCGCAGGCTCTCGCTTCGAATATGTCACCACGGAGTTCCACCCGGCCATCGGCTTCCAGATGGGTGCCGACCGGACAAATGCCGGTAGCGGACACTTCGTGGAGCACAGCGTCGCGCAGTACAACGGTCAGATCGGCTTCGAGGGCGTCTGCAACGACTGCTATTTCATCGACAACACGGTCCGCTACAACAACGCACGGGGCTACGACATCGGCTGGGAAGCGGGGGGCATGAAGCTCGTCTTCTCGTCGCGCAACCTTGTCCGTCGGCTCCGCGCCGAGGGCAACCGGGGGCCTGGCCTGTGGTTCGACACGGACGCCTTCGACAACGTCGTCGAGGGCAGCTACTTCCTCGGCAACTGGTTCGCGGGCGTCTTTCTCGAACTCAACGCGCAGCACAACCTCGTCCAGCACAACGTCGTCGCGCGCACCGTCCGGCCGAGCGTCTTCGCCACCGATGCCTCGGGCTCAGGCCTCCTGCTCCAGGCCGTCTCGAACAACGCCCTCGTCTGGAATACTATCGTCAACAACGAGGGCAACGGGCTCTACATCCGCGACCTCGCCGAGGTTGACGATCAGGTCCACAACTCACGGGTGGACAACAACCTTATCCTTGGCAACGCGACCCTCTCAAACAGGCCCGACCTCGGGTTCATCGGCGGCGAGGGCTACGAGATCCAGCTCGAAAGCCGCCGGCTAGCCGTCGTGCGCACCAACACGCTGCGGGGCAACCACATCCTGTCGCACGAGGGGGATCCGGCCGACGCCTCGCACGCAGCGTTCGCTATCGCCGCCCTCGACCAAGACTGGATCTTTGGCACAACCAACGACCTCGACCAGTGGCGCTCGACGATGGGCACGGATGCCTCGGACGCGAATGCGCTGCTCCCCTGGGACGATGCGGCCTACGACGATCTCTGGCAACCTGACGCGTGGGGGCGCTATACCTTCGACGCAGACCCGCGCACGGCGCTCGATGCACCGCCGTGTGCACGCGCCGACTGCCTACCCAGCTGCTATGCCTATGCCGGGGCCAACCCCGACGCCGTCCGCACGACGTTGTTCGATGCCGACGACGCGGACGAGGCCTGCGCGCGCCTGACCGACACGGACGCGCCGCCGCGACCCACGACTGCCCTCACGCTCGGAGCACCCTACCCCAACCCCTCAGCCGGCCTCGTCCGGGTCGACCTCGCGCTACCCGCTGGGGCCGAGGCTCGCCTCGACGTGCTCGACGTGCTTGGCCGGGTCGTTCGGACACTGGCAGCGGTGGCTGAACCGAGCGTCGCGGTGGACCTACGCGGACTCCCTCCTGGGTTCTACGCGCTTCGCCTAGAGGATGCGCGCACCGGCGCCGTCCGCACGACGCCGGTGGTGGTGATCCGGTAG
- a CDS encoding L-serine ammonia-lyase, giving the protein MPALSVFDMLKVGVGPSSSHTLGPWRAVQRWLGELAEEMPLHTVERVHIDLYGSLALTGRGHCTDQALCLALLGLDPETVPVERIPSLIADLHSHQRISLGGAPAIPFDPVSDIAYNKAERLAGHANGMRCTAAAGDRTCASVYYSVGGGFVVKAGETEDSGAEVSLPYPGRRPLDVLGHCTRDGLKLAEMVRANEQAWRSLSEVEARLRQIWHVMRDGAYRGCHTEGTLPGGLGVQRRAARLNRTLFGLGAGEPRPYVHAEEWIAAIRSRTWSFQQVLRWVSAFALAINEENANLGRVVTAPTNGAAGVIPAVLLYHVCFAEEPVSEAALFDFLMVAGEVGTLFKKGATISAAMGGCQAEVGVSSAMAAAALAEARGATVPQALMAAEIAMEHHLGLTCDPIGGLVQVPCIERNTMGAVKAINAAELALEGDPTQAKVTLDEVIETMRQTAADMSDRYKETSQGGLAVNVSVRIAEC; this is encoded by the coding sequence ATGCCAGCCCTTAGCGTTTTCGACATGCTCAAGGTCGGCGTCGGACCGTCGAGTTCACACACGCTGGGCCCGTGGCGGGCCGTTCAGCGCTGGCTCGGCGAACTCGCCGAGGAGATGCCGCTCCACACGGTCGAGCGCGTACACATCGACCTGTATGGATCGCTCGCGCTCACCGGCCGCGGCCACTGTACTGACCAGGCACTCTGCCTGGCGCTCCTCGGGTTGGATCCGGAAACGGTGCCTGTCGAGCGCATCCCGTCCCTCATCGCCGACCTCCATAGCCACCAACGAATCAGTCTGGGCGGGGCCCCTGCGATCCCCTTCGACCCTGTGTCCGACATCGCCTACAACAAGGCCGAGCGCCTCGCAGGGCACGCGAACGGAATGCGGTGTACGGCCGCAGCTGGTGATCGCACCTGCGCGTCGGTGTACTATTCCGTGGGAGGCGGATTCGTGGTCAAGGCGGGAGAGACGGAGGATAGCGGAGCTGAGGTGAGCCTTCCTTACCCCGGGCGTAGACCCCTTGACGTGTTGGGACACTGCACCCGTGACGGCTTGAAGCTCGCCGAGATGGTACGCGCCAACGAACAGGCTTGGCGGTCCTTATCCGAGGTGGAGGCTCGGCTGCGCCAAATCTGGCACGTGATGCGCGACGGCGCCTACCGCGGGTGCCATACCGAGGGGACGTTGCCCGGAGGTCTGGGCGTACAGCGCCGTGCGGCGAGGCTCAACCGGACGCTTTTCGGGCTGGGAGCGGGCGAGCCACGACCCTACGTCCATGCCGAGGAGTGGATCGCGGCGATCCGGTCTCGAACGTGGAGCTTTCAACAGGTGCTCAGGTGGGTCAGCGCATTCGCCCTCGCCATCAACGAAGAGAATGCCAACCTCGGGCGTGTGGTCACAGCCCCTACCAACGGCGCCGCGGGCGTTATCCCCGCGGTGCTGCTCTACCACGTGTGCTTCGCCGAGGAACCAGTGTCCGAGGCCGCGCTCTTCGACTTTCTGATGGTGGCCGGGGAAGTCGGCACGCTGTTCAAAAAAGGGGCGACCATTTCCGCGGCCATGGGCGGCTGCCAAGCCGAGGTCGGCGTGTCGAGTGCGATGGCGGCGGCGGCGCTCGCCGAGGCGCGTGGTGCTACTGTCCCCCAAGCGCTCATGGCCGCCGAGATCGCGATGGAGCATCACCTTGGACTCACGTGCGACCCCATAGGCGGCCTCGTGCAAGTCCCCTGCATCGAGCGCAACACGATGGGCGCCGTGAAGGCGATCAACGCGGCCGAGCTTGCTCTCGAAGGAGACCCCACCCAGGCGAAGGTGACGCTTGACGAGGTGATCGAGACGATGCGGCAGACCGCCGCTGACATGAGCGATCGCTACAAGGAGACCTCGCAGGGCGGCCTGGCGGTGAACGTATCGGTGCGGATCGCCGAGTGTTGA